A region of Sugiyamaella lignohabitans strain CBS 10342 chromosome A, complete sequence DNA encodes the following proteins:
- the RVS161 gene encoding amphiphysin-like protein RVS161 (Amphiphysin-like lipid raft protein; interacts with Rvs167p and regulates polarization of the actin cytoskeleton, endocytosis, cell polarity, cell fusion and viability following starvation or osmotic stress; GO_component: GO:0030479 - actin cortical patch [Evidence IDA] [PMID 16239147]; GO_component: GO:0005737 - cytoplasm [Evidence IEA,IEA]; GO_component: GO:0005856 - cytoskeleton [Evidence IEA,IEA]; GO_component: GO:0005937 - mating projection [Evidence IDA] [PMID 9566960]; GO_component: GO:0043332 - mating projection tip [Evidence IDA] [PMID 19053807]; GO_component: GO:0045121 - membrane raft [Evidence IDA] [PMID 12477802]; GO_function: GO:0008092 - cytoskeletal protein binding [Evidence IPI,ISS] [PMID 10388809]; GO_function: GO:0008289 - lipid binding [Evidence IDA] [PMID 20610658]; GO_process: GO:0051666 - actin cortical patch localization [Evidence IMP] [PMID 8590801]; GO_process: GO:0030036 - actin cytoskeleton organization [Evidence IMP] [PMID 7891662]; GO_process: GO:0031532 - actin cytoskeleton reorganization [Evidence IMP] [PMID 7891662]; GO_process: GO:0000747 - conjugation with cellular fusion [Evidence IMP] [PMID 11096097]; GO_process: GO:0006897 - endocytosis [Evidence IMP] [PMID 8590801]; GO_process: GO:0060988 - lipid tube assembly [Evidence IDA] [PMID 20610658]; GO_process: GO:0006970 - response to osmotic stress [Evidence IMP] [PMID 1776363]; GO_process: GO:0042594 - response to starvation [Evidence IMP] [PMID 1776363]), whose amino-acid sequence MSWNGFKKAVSRAGTSVMMKTGHVEKTVDKEFEVEERRYRTMETACMSLQKEAKGYLDSLRAMTASQTRIAETIDAFYGDAGTRDGVSKYYLTAVQELDSETVKALDGPFRETVLEPVSRFCAYFTDINEAVKKRNHKLLDYDSLRAKVKRLTEKPSDDVSKLPRLEKELSMAKEIYDQLNQQLINELPQLIDLRVPYLDPSFEALVKIQLRFCTESYTRLAQVQQYLDASTREEYANGQLDSRVEQVLLEMRELSITSLGN is encoded by the coding sequence ATGAGTTGGAACGGATTTAAGAAAGCCGTCAGCCGAGCCGGCACCTCGGTCATGATGAAGACCGGTCATGTCGAGAAGACCGTGGATAAAGAGTTCGAGGTCGAAGAACGTCGTTACCGTACTATGGAAACGGCGTGTATGTCGTTACAGAAAGAAGCCAAGGGGTATCTTGATTCGTTACGTGCCATGACTGCATCTCAGACAAGAATTGCCGAGACCATTGATGCTTTCTATGGCGATGCCGGAACAAGAGACGGTGTTTCGAAATATTACTTGACTGCCGTGCAAGAACTAGATTCGGAGACCGTCAAGGCCCTGGATGGACCATTTAGAGAAACTGTGCTGGAACCAGTCAGCAGATTCTGCGCTTACTTTACCGATATCAATGAAGCCGTTAAAAAGCGCAATCACAAGCTATTAGATTACGACTCGTTAAGGGCAAAGGTTAAAAGACTGACTGAAAAGCCATCTGACGACGTGTCGAAACTGCCTCGTCTAGAGAAAGAACTGTCTATGGCCAAAGAAATCTACGACCAATTAAACCAACAGCTCATCAACGAGCTGCCACAACTCATCGATTTGCGAGTGCCGTATCTCGATCCATCCTTTGAAGCATTAGTCAAGATCCAGCTGCGTTTCTGTACCGAATCGTACACCCGTCTGGCCCAAGTACAACAGTATCTCGACGCCAGCACCAGAGAGGAGTACGCCAATGGCCAACTTGACAGCCGCGTCGAACAGGTACTCCTCGAAATGAGAGAGCTCTCCATCACCTCGCTCGGCAACTAA
- a CDS encoding DNA-binding protein C1D, with amino-acid sequence MNELERVKSYMNKVKEQTGEPVKKPQRARVVDKEAANRFIQNALSDSNDKTEVVFSGKHTRLDGDETKDKEDDKEGKAEERDVDTTAPKKRAAKSSSEAPPKKKSNKKAVVRAKKKAAKEAAAEAAASARE; translated from the coding sequence ATGAATGAGCTCGAGAGAGTCAAGTCTTATATGAACAAGGTCAAGGAACAGACTGGAGAACCCGTTAAGAAACCCCAGCGAGCGCGGGTGGTGGACAAAGAGGCCGCTAATCGGTTTATTCAGAATGCTCTCAGTGACAGCAATGATAAGACCGAGGTGGTGTTCTCTGGAAAGCATACCAGACTCGATGGAGATGAAACAAAGGAcaaagaagacgacaaaGAAGGGAAAGCTGAGGAAAGAGATGTCGATACCACAGCTCCCAAGAAAAGGGCTGCTAAGAGCAGCTCAGAAGCTCctccaaaaaagaaaagcaacAAAAAGGCAGTAGTGAGagccaagaagaaggctgctAAAGAAGCCGCTGCCGAGGCTGCTGCAAGTGCCAGAGAATAG
- the PCD1 gene encoding Pcd1p (8-oxo-dGTP diphosphatase; prevents spontaneous mutagenesis via sanitization of oxidized purine nucleoside triphosphates; can also act as peroxisomal pyrophosphatase with specificity for coenzyme A and CoA derivatives, may function to remove potentially toxic oxidized CoA disulfide from peroxisomes to maintain the capacity for beta-oxidation of fatty acids; nudix hydrolase family member; similar E. coli MutT and human, rat and mouse MTH1; GO_component: GO:0005777 - peroxisome [Evidence IEA,IEA]; GO_component: GO:0005777 - peroxisome [Evidence IDA] [PMID 10922370]; GO_function: GO:0008413 - 8-oxo-7,8-dihydroguanosine triphosphate pyrophosphatase activity [Evidence IDA,IMP] [PMID 15475388]; GO_function: GO:0016787 - hydrolase activity [Evidence IEA,IEA]; GO_function: GO:0016818 - hydrolase activity, acting on acid anhydrides, in phosphorus-containing anhydrides [Evidence IEA]; GO_function: GO:0000287 - magnesium ion binding [Evidence IEA]; GO_function: GO:0030145 - manganese ion binding [Evidence IEA]; GO_function: GO:0046872 - metal ion binding [Evidence IEA]; GO_function: GO:0016462 - pyrophosphatase activity [Evidence IDA] [PMID 10922370]; GO_process: GO:0006281 - DNA repair [Evidence IMP] [PMID 15475388]; GO_process: GO:0009132 - nucleoside diphosphate metabolic process [Evidence IEA]) encodes MEINRLKSFQTDESDHLWTSVPYNKRAAVLIILYRNAAGKLLTVLTVRSFNMRTYPGQAAFPGGRSDHPNENPWSTALREAQEEIGFDPASYKFHQLCSLPCYLSRNFLVVRPCVCYIEPLHETSPPVSIEQIVAKMNGAEVQIAYGLELETFFLNDPSTLKASDPTEWAGQPWVYYEYEAHRNENSEWVFEDPTSRLAESYASNSVTGLTAQIALDCARVAYGRDPEGFPIIPSIGYDLAVADCIKLGTFNRKRM; translated from the coding sequence ATGGAGATAAACCGTTTGAAATCATTCCAAACAGATGAGTCTGACCATTTATGGACGTCAGTGCCTTATAACAAGCGAGCAGCTGTGTTAATAATACTTTATAGAAATGCTGCTGGCAAGTTACTGACGGTACTGACAGTACGATCGTTCAACATGAGGACATATCCAGGGCAAGCAGCGTTTCCTGGTGGAAGAAGCGACCATCCAAATGAGAATCCATGGAGTACAGCGCTTCGGGAAGCACAAGAAGAGATTGGGTTTGATCCAGCTAGTTATAAATTTCACCAACTTTGCAGTCTTCCATGTTATTTAAGTCGGAACTTTCTAGTCGTGCGTCCATGTGTCTGCTATATCGAACCACTTCACGAAACCTCACCTCCAGTCAGTATAGAACAGATTGTGGCCAAAATGAATGGGGCCGAGGTTCAAATTGCATACGGGCTTGAACTGGAGACGTTCTTCCTGAACGATCCATCCACTCTGAAAGCCAGCGACCCCACTGAATGGGCTGGCCAGCCCTGGGTATACTACGAATACGAAGCACACAGAAACGAGAACTCTGAATGGGTATTCGAAGACCCTACCTCGCGGCTGGCCGAATCCTATGCCAGCAACAGCGTAACAGGACTCACGGCCCAAATCGCCCTCGACTGTGCTCGCGTCGCCTACGGCAGAGACCCCGAGGGTTTCCCCATCATCCCCTCCATTGGCTACGACCTAGCAGTAGCCGACTGTATCAAACTGGGGACGTTCAACAGGAAGCGGATGTGa
- the SAT4 gene encoding serine/threonine protein kinase SAT4, whose protein sequence is MSVAFDLQQCSPNTGPNPSPLSDRETNSSTPTSPPSPKAIISRTGKEELNLTSSTTTPVSNNNLSISPPISPLITNRTDGVKNVVSLTGVTENIPSLELNSAASERGAEAEAGIGKENDIVPALGERTVQTKSRSYSTSSTSPPKLSVVTGLSGPPGQKSASAAVVTNRSGTSRPRSNSVLHSTSSGGSGGSGFSSGFGSGSGFSQATPAPAPAPTPPLRPRSNSKISGTMTKLRSFLFSGEKERPGVTPGHTPLGSTAQSGTATPANTLHTSVTPSTIGSHTESTLHIPEAGIGRSGGPKISSGGTSSPANGGGSANGSIGTQSPSSSTVSIPSLHETSSPASTPQPAQTGNTTPNSSSASVGRSGSISKSSSSSAAGLPRFAVSEDGSTHSHHLKTAKRQEKLSGMIKEFLGGKKLRDEAVSAVSAILNSGGNASNAAAQVPGNQPPSLMAGFVHQIKKGDQDVESLFKTGVVPSQSSFVEKYGKCHEVIGKGAFGVVRVAHKTDPKNQRDLLFAVKEFKKRPQESEQKYSKRLTSEFCISSSLHHPNIIQTLDLLQDAKGEYCEVMEYCAGGDLYSLILVVGKLEYLEADCFFKQIIRGVNYMHEMGVAHRDLKPENILLTSNGAVKITDFGNGECFRMAWEKVIHLSNGVCGSAPYIAPEEFTEPEFDPRALDIWAVGVIYMAMRTGRHLWRMAKASEDEFYAKYLEGRKDEHGYEPIESLKRARCRNVIYSILDPVPSRRITGKQILNSEWGREIHVCQAGDLGL, encoded by the coding sequence ATGTCAGTAGCGTTTGATCTCCAGCAATGCAGTCCCAACACGGGCCCTAACCCTTCCCCGCTGAGCGATAGGGAGACTAATTCATCAACCCCCACCAGCCCTCCATCTCCTAAAGCGATAATTTCTAGGACGGGCAAAGAAGAACTAAACTTGACTTCTTCTACAACAACACCTGTTTCGAATAACAATCTTAGTATTTCGCCTCCGATATCTCCGCTGATTACAAATAGGACAGATGGGGTCAAGAATGTCGTGAGTTTGACTGGCGTGACAGAGAACATTCCTAGTCTTGAGCTAAATTCCGCAGCATCTGAACGTGgagctgaagctgaagctgGTATTGGTAAAGAAAACGATATTGTACCAGCTCTGGGTGAACGAACCGTACAAACGAAATCCCGGTCGTATTCCACTTCGTCAACCAGTCCTCCCAAACTCAGCGTTGTAACTGGACTTTCGGGTCCCCCAGGTCAAAAGTCggcatctgctgctgtcgtTACAAACCGATCTGGTACGTCAAGACCAAGGTCGAATTCAGTTTTACATTCAACTAGTTCTGGAGGTTCTGGAGGTTCTGGATTTAGTTCCGGCtttggatctggatctggatttTCCCAGGCAACACCTGCTCCTGCACCGGCACCAACACCTCCACTCCGACCGAGATCCAATTCAAAGATATCAGGTACAATGACAAAACTACGAAGTTTCTTATTTTCGGGCGAAAAAGAAAGACCTGGGGTGACGCCGGGTCATACGCCGTTAGGATCAACTGCTCAATCTGGTACCGCTACTCCTGCTAATACATTACATACGAGCGTTACACCGTCTACAATAGGTTCACATACTGAATCAACATTGCATATTCCAGAAGCTGGTATTGGACGATCAGGAGGACCCAAAATTAGCTCTGGTGGTACTAGTAGCCCTGCTAATGGTGGAGGAAGTGCCAATGGAAGTATCGGCACGCAATCACCGTCTTCATCTACGGTGTCTATTCCATCACTTCATGAAACAAGTTCACCTGCTTCAACTCCTCAACCCGCACAAACCGGAAACACCACACCAAACTCATCATCTGCATCGGTTGGTCGGTCGGGCTCGATATCTaaatcatcgtcgtcatcagcagcgGGTCTACCACGGTTCGCTGTGTCTGAAGATGGTAGTACACATTCTCATCACCTCAAGACGGCCAAACGGCAGGAGAAACTGAGTGGCATGATTAAAGAGTTTTTGGGTGGTAAGAAACTTCGAGACGAAGCAGTTTCTGCCGTTTCCGCCATTTTGAACAGCGGTGGCAATGCATCCAACGCCGCTGCTCAAGTACCTGGAAATCAACCTCCGAGTCTGATGGCAGGATTTGTTCACCAGATCAAAAAAGGCGACCAGGACGTTGAGTCCCTGTTTAAGACAGGAGTCGTGCCATCCCAAAGCTCGTTTGTCGAGAAATACGGTAAATGCCACGAAGTTATAGGAAAAGGAGCATTTGGCGTGGTGCGAGTAGCACATAAAACAGATCCAAAGAACCAGCGAGACCTGCTATTTGCAGTCAAAGAGTTTAAAAAGCGGCCACAGGAatcagaacaaaaatattccaAACGACTGACATCTGAATTTTGcatttcatcttcactcCATCACCCGAATATCATTCAAACACTTGACTTGCTACAAGATGCCAAGGGCGAGTACTGTGAAGTCATGGAGTACTGTGCCGGCGGCGACTTATACTCTTTGATTCTGGTGGTGGGTAAACTCGAGTACCTAGAAGCCGATTGTTTTTTCAAACAGATTATTCGTGGCGTCAATTACATGCATGAGATGGGAGTTGCCCATCGAGATCTGAAGCCCGAAAACATTCTTCTCACGTCCAACGGAGCAGTCAAGATTACTGATTTTGGCAACGGCGAGTGTTTCCGGATGGCGTGGGAAAAAGTGATTCACCTATCGAACGGAGTGTGTGGGTCCGCTCCTTACATTGCACCAGAGGAGTTCACCGAGCCGGAATTTGACCCACGAGCGCTCGATATCTGGGCTGTGGGCGTGATATACATGGCCATGCGAACAGGACGACACCTGTGGAGAATGGCCAAGGCGTCGGAAGACGAGTTCTACGCCAAATACCTCGAGGGCCGCAAAGACGAGCACGGCTACGAGCCCATCGAGAGCCTCAAACGAGCAAGGTGCCGCAAcgttatttattcaattcTCGACCCTGTTCCCAGCCGACGTATCACTGGCAAGCAGATCCTCAACAGCGAGTGGGGCAGAGAGATCCACGTGTGCCAGGCCGGCGACCTGGGCTTATAA
- the PEX3 gene encoding Pex3p (Peroxisomal membrane protein (PMP); required for proper localization and stability of PMPs; anchors peroxisome retention factor Inp1p at the peroxisomal membrane; interacts with Pex19p; GO_component: GO:0005783 - endoplasmic reticulum [Evidence IDA] [PMID 16009135]; GO_component: GO:0016021 - integral component of membrane [Evidence IEA]; GO_component: GO:0005779 - integral component of peroxisomal membrane [Evidence IEA]; GO_component: GO:0016020 - membrane [Evidence IEA]; GO_component: GO:0005778 - peroxisomal membrane [Evidence IEA]; GO_component: GO:0005778 - peroxisomal membrane [Evidence IDA] [PMID 1894692]; GO_component: GO:0005777 - peroxisome [Evidence IEA]; GO_component: GO:0005777 - peroxisome [Evidence IDA] [PMID 23900285]; GO_function: GO:0005515 - protein binding [Evidence IPI] [PMID 9418908]; GO_function: GO:0030674 - protein binding, bridging [Evidence IMP] [PMID 23900285]; GO_process: GO:0032581 - ER-dependent peroxisome organization [Evidence IDA] [PMID 17646399]; GO_process: GO:0032581 - ER-dependent peroxisome organization [Evidence IMP] [PMID 20427571]; GO_process: GO:0045033 - peroxisome inheritance [Evidence IMP] [PMID 19948495]; GO_process: GO:0007031 - peroxisome organization [Evidence IEA]; GO_process: GO:0045046 - protein import into peroxisome membrane [Evidence IMP] [PMID 10637226]) produces MFQSASNLVKRHKRKILVATGLVAGGYFVIDYVKNKFFELQDRLATERQARENLKRRFEQNQEDATFTIMALLPSLASQIMEKYPVEKITQELQAKRTERIATTAAIANEAVTNGTPSLNDSVQTLPSETSGNTPIPANSSSPAVANEGNTTNASTGPSAPASLTGSWSVTEDAAPVVKKTKTELWRDLKIRSIARAMTLVYCSALLVFFTRLQLNILGRKNYVASVIHMAESRTKQQKLEQEENAYGAYISEPTEEDLVKLALEEEEVNINRMYLTFSWWLLNKGWAALSERIEDAVTDVFDSVNPRTDLSLAEISDLIGQVQFKIDHPISVLESNNFINNLLPPTELESYVLSQAPVNPDNLSTLRSADNDENLVTPPLRRLLDETYDFIESPNAIDVIQRLVHSGLTVFVESISTIYPPGGADAEPSKVKLASILANVTRQGHALAAGKPLDPNEYILAMINVPELDGFSALVYSNFGTSSE; encoded by the coding sequence ATGTTTCAATCAGCATCGAATCTCGTGAAAAGACACAAACGCAAGATCTTGGTGGCCACCGGACTAGTAGCTGGTGGATACTTTGTCATCGATTATGTTAAGAATAAGTTTTTTGAGCTTCAGGATCGACTGGCTACGGAACGCCAGGCTAGAGAGAACCTGAAAAGACGATTTGAGcagaatcaagaagatgCTACATTCACAATCATGGCTCTGTTGCCTAGCCTGGCATCTCAGATCATGGAGAAATATCCAGTAGAAAAAATTACCCAAGAATTGCAAGCAAAGAGAACGGAAAGGATAGCCACTACAGCAGCCATTGCTAACGAGGCTGTCACTAATGGCACACCTAGTCTCAATGATTCTGTACAAACCCTACCTTCTGAAACATCGGGCAACACACCGATACCAGCGAACAGCAGTTCACCAGCTGTTGCTAATGAAGGAAATACAACTAATGCCAGTACTGGgccatcagcaccagcttcTCTCACTGGATCATGGTCGGTCACTGAAGATGCCGCTCCTGTagtgaagaagaccaaGACCGAATTATGGAGAGATCTTAAAATCAGAAGTATAGCACGTGCCATGACTCTGGTATACTGCAGTGCTTTATTGGTCTTCTTCACGCGCCTTCAGTTAAATATCCTGGGTCGCAAGAATTACGTTGCTTCTGTTATTCACATGGCTGAGTCTAGAACCAAGCAACAGAAACTcgaacaagaagaaaatgccTATGGCGCATATATTTCAGAACCAACTGAAGAGGACTTGGTGAAACTGGCACtcgaagaggaagaagtcaacatcaacagaATGTATCTCACATTCAGTTGGTGGCTGTTAAATAAAGGCTGGGCTGCTCTCAGCGAGAGAATCGAAGATGCTGTTACTGATGTCTTTGACTCTGTGAACCCACGTACAGATCTCAGCTTGGCAGAAATTTCTGATCTGATTGGCCAAGTGCAATTTAAAATCGACCACCCTATTAGTGTTCTGGAATCCAACAATTTCATTAATAACTTACTGCCTCCCACTGAACTGGAGTCATATGTACTATCACAAGCTCCTGTCAATCCTGACAACTTGAGTACCCTCAGATCAGCAGATAATGATGAGAATCTCGTGACACCGCCATTGCGTCGCCTTCTCGATGAGACATACGATTTCATCGAATCGCCGAATGCCATTGATGTTATTCAGCGACTTGTTCACAGTGGGCTGACAGTATTTGTGGAGTCCATTTCTACCATATACCCACCAGGTGGTGCCGATGCCGAGCCCAGCAAAGTCAAACTGGCGAGCATTCTTGCCAACGTAACTCGTCAAGGACATGCCCTAGCAGCAGGCAAGCCACTTGATCCTAACGAATACATTCTAGCTATGATCAACGTTCCCGAACTAGATGGCTTCAGCGCCCTCGTGTACTCTAATTTCGGTACATCcagtgaataa